From the Opitutia bacterium genome, one window contains:
- a CDS encoding VOC family protein gives MSKITPCLWFNGDAEAAANFYVSLLPGSRIDRVFRSPLDWPSGKAGDVLTVEFTLGGQPYLALNGGDNFKFTPAVSFQIHTADQAETDRLWAAILANGGREMGCSWITDRWGLAWQIVPRRLTELMQDPDPARAQRAMAAMMEMVKIDVAALERAVGP, from the coding sequence ATGTCGAAAATCACCCCCTGCCTCTGGTTCAACGGCGACGCCGAAGCGGCCGCCAACTTCTACGTCTCGCTCCTGCCCGGCTCGCGCATCGATCGCGTGTTTCGCTCGCCGCTCGACTGGCCGAGCGGCAAGGCGGGCGACGTCCTCACGGTCGAGTTCACCCTCGGCGGCCAGCCTTACCTCGCGCTGAACGGCGGTGACAACTTCAAGTTCACCCCCGCCGTCTCCTTCCAGATTCACACCGCCGACCAGGCCGAAACTGACCGCCTGTGGGCCGCGATCCTCGCCAACGGAGGCCGCGAGATGGGCTGTAGCTGGATCACCGACCGCTGGGGCCTCGCGTGGCAAATCGTGCCGCGCCGCCTCACCGAGCTCATGCAAGACCCGGACCCCGCGCGCGCCCAACGCGCGATGGCTGCGATGATGGAAATGGTGAAAATCGACGTCGCCGCGCTCGAACGCGCGGTCGGCCCGTAA
- a CDS encoding PLDc N-terminal domain-containing protein, which yields MNVLGGIFGIGALLALFALWLYALISAIKNERLDPTMRIVWVLVVILVSGIGALIYLLVAPNRPSPEELRMEAGRRRRDEIQRAARSS from the coding sequence ATGAATGTTCTCGGCGGTATTTTCGGCATCGGTGCGTTGCTCGCGCTCTTTGCGCTCTGGCTCTATGCGCTGATCTCCGCGATCAAGAACGAGCGACTCGATCCGACGATGCGGATCGTGTGGGTGCTCGTGGTCATCTTGGTCAGCGGAATCGGCGCATTGATCTACCTGTTGGTCGCGCCGAATCGTCCGTCCCCGGAGGAACTCCGGATGGAGGCGGGCCGGCGCCGGCGCGACGAAATCCAGCGCGCGGCGCGGAGCAGCTGA